A stretch of the Oscillospiraceae bacterium genome encodes the following:
- a CDS encoding bifunctional (p)ppGpp synthetase/guanosine-3',5'-bis(diphosphate) 3'-pyrophosphohydrolase, whose translation MTSDNTDKYDMTEASADSGDKHSDITELMAMLAATGYNYDFEKISKAYNFAKICHCGQYRKSGEEYICHPVAVAELVASLELDTDSICAALLHDTIEDCPDKVTPEKIREEFGEDVYILVDGLTKLVSIQYADKAEQQVENLRKMFLAMSKDVRVIFIKLCDRLHNMRTLSSHREDKQRLIALETMHVYAPLAHRLGMQKIKSELEVLGMQYLDPIGYEEVKRDIDRKYGANKNFLDHAQEIITENLKAQNIKFAIEGRVKSIYSIYKKMYTQNKDFNEIYDFYAIRILVDTEMECYTVLGMIHETFNSIPGRFKDYISTPKPNGYRSLHTTVIGRDGIPFEVQIRTWEMHAIAEYGIAAHWKYKMGSAGSRDSLDKKLEWIRTLLETERDETDPDEFLRPLKIDLFEDETFVFTPKGDVVNLPSGANGIDFAYAIHSAIGNKMVGVKINGMIAPIDTPLQTGQIVEVLTSAASKGPSRDWIKLVKTGEARNKIRQWFKKERRAENIAIAKAEIDRELAHAPRNITEDQKQELIISFSKRYGLANIDDFYNSLGYGGISLQKITERIRDELSKLASPAVADAPFANISDTSHPPVKPSGERVFIEGMDGFQIKYAKCCNPLPGDRIVGFMTRGFGISIHKYDCHNTIAGLKNPETKDRWFNAEWILKTGETDSGFDAILNIIANNTVTILADISGALADMHVNVLSINSRARSDGVITLSLCIRTKNTEHFQSIISRVKKIKDIIEVARG comes from the coding sequence ATGACATCTGACAATACTGATAAATACGATATGACAGAAGCTTCGGCCGATTCTGGCGACAAGCATTCGGATATTACCGAGCTTATGGCAATGCTCGCGGCTACGGGATATAATTACGATTTTGAAAAAATATCCAAAGCATATAATTTTGCAAAAATATGTCACTGCGGCCAATACCGCAAATCCGGCGAAGAATATATCTGTCATCCGGTGGCTGTCGCGGAGCTTGTGGCTTCGCTTGAGCTCGACACGGATTCGATTTGCGCCGCGCTTCTGCATGACACGATAGAGGACTGTCCAGACAAGGTTACGCCCGAAAAAATACGCGAGGAATTTGGCGAAGACGTTTATATACTCGTTGACGGCCTTACAAAGCTTGTTTCAATCCAATACGCCGACAAAGCTGAACAGCAGGTTGAGAATCTGAGAAAAATGTTTCTTGCTATGTCGAAGGATGTTCGCGTTATTTTCATAAAGCTATGTGATCGGTTGCATAATATGCGAACGCTCAGCTCTCACCGTGAGGATAAGCAAAGGCTTATCGCACTTGAGACCATGCACGTATATGCTCCTCTTGCTCACCGCTTGGGAATGCAGAAGATAAAGTCAGAGCTTGAAGTTCTCGGAATGCAGTATCTTGATCCCATCGGATACGAGGAAGTAAAGCGCGACATAGACCGGAAATACGGCGCAAACAAGAATTTTCTTGATCACGCGCAGGAAATAATCACAGAGAACCTTAAAGCTCAGAATATCAAATTTGCCATTGAAGGCCGAGTCAAATCCATTTACAGCATTTATAAAAAAATGTATACCCAGAACAAGGATTTCAACGAAATATATGACTTCTACGCCATAAGGATACTCGTTGATACCGAGATGGAATGCTATACAGTGCTTGGCATGATTCACGAAACCTTCAATTCGATTCCCGGCAGATTTAAAGATTACATTTCAACGCCGAAGCCGAATGGCTATCGTTCGCTGCACACCACGGTAATCGGGCGCGACGGTATACCGTTTGAGGTTCAGATACGCACATGGGAAATGCATGCTATCGCAGAATACGGCATCGCAGCTCATTGGAAATACAAGATGGGCTCAGCCGGCTCGCGTGATTCGCTTGATAAAAAGCTCGAATGGATTCGCACCCTGCTTGAAACCGAACGCGACGAGACAGACCCGGATGAATTTCTGCGTCCGCTCAAGATCGATCTTTTTGAAGACGAGACCTTTGTGTTTACGCCTAAGGGCGACGTAGTGAATCTGCCAAGCGGAGCCAACGGTATTGATTTCGCATACGCGATACATTCCGCAATAGGCAACAAGATGGTCGGCGTAAAAATAAATGGAATGATCGCTCCGATAGATACCCCGCTTCAGACCGGACAAATTGTGGAGGTTCTGACCTCCGCCGCTTCGAAGGGACCCAGCCGCGACTGGATTAAGCTTGTAAAAACAGGAGAAGCCCGCAATAAGATACGTCAATGGTTTAAAAAAGAACGCCGCGCCGAAAACATCGCCATTGCAAAAGCCGAAATAGACAGGGAATTAGCGCACGCACCGCGAAACATCACCGAGGATCAAAAGCAGGAGCTGATTATTTCATTCTCGAAACGCTACGGTCTCGCGAATATAGACGATTTTTACAACTCACTCGGTTATGGCGGTATATCGCTTCAGAAAATAACGGAAAGAATACGGGACGAGCTTTCGAAGCTTGCCTCGCCCGCCGTCGCTGACGCGCCGTTTGCCAATATTTCCGACACATCACACCCTCCGGTGAAGCCGTCTGGAGAGCGTGTGTTTATCGAAGGAATGGACGGCTTTCAGATTAAATATGCCAAATGCTGCAATCCGCTTCCCGGCGACAGGATAGTTGGTTTTATGACACGCGGCTTCGGTATATCTATCCATAAATACGATTGCCATAATACGATAGCCGGGCTTAAAAACCCGGAAACAAAGGACAGATGGTTCAACGCCGAATGGATTTTAAAAACGGGAGAAACCGACTCAGGCTTTGACGCAATACTGAATATCATCGCAAACAATACGGTTACAATTCTCGCGGATATATCAGGCGCGCTCGCTGATATGCATGTCAATGTGCTTTCGATTAATTCCCGTGCCAGAAGCGATGGCGTTATAACGCTTTCATTGTGCATAAGAACAAAAAACACAGAACATTTTCAAAGCATAATTTCCCGCGTGAAAAAAATCAAGGATATTATAGAAGTCGCACGAGGCTGA